The genomic stretch ACGGTAGCCTCGGAGCGTGCTCTGGCGCCAAGATGGCCCCAAAACCGGCGGATGCCATTTGCTGAAGATGCCTTTCCTGAGCGCTCCTGTGTACAACTTTAGGACCTGGATGGTCGGCAAAACAAGCCTGCTTGAATCGGCCAGCGACGTCGCATCCGACTCTCTCGAGAAATACCGCCTCATGCAAGTCTTGGAGCGGGATAACGGTTTGCCTCGCCATCGGATGTTTCCGCGACAGGACGAGCACGTACCGCTCCTCGAACAGCGGCCAGCGGTCGATACGCTCAGGTAGCTCCACGGCGTCACCGACGAGTGCGGCATTGATCTCGCCATCCAAAAGCATCGCAACGAGCCCATTGGCATCCGCCTCGCGCAGGTCGACTCGAAGGTCGGGGATGATCCTGGCGAGCTCCAACAGCAATTCCGTGATGAGTGCGGCGGAGACTGACGGCACCAGCCCGATCTTGAGCGGGGCGATTGTCTTCTTTTGATAGCCTCGCGCCTGGAGCCGGACCGCCTCCGCGGCGGCAAGTATTTTCTCCAGCGTGGGCAAAATCATCTCGCCCAACTCGGTGAGCTGGGTGAGGTGACGTTCACGGTGAATCAACGCGCCACCGAGTTCTTGCTCCAGCTTTTGCACCGCCTTTGTCAGCGCCGGCTGCGTCACATTGCATTGCTCCGCAGCCCGCGTAAAATTGAGTGTCCTCGCCAGG from Bradyrhizobium sp. Ash2021 encodes the following:
- a CDS encoding LysR family transcriptional regulator, which translates into the protein MQLYQVRYFLALARTLNFTRAAEQCNVTQPALTKAVQKLEQELGGALIHRERHLTQLTELGEMILPTLEKILAAAEAVRLQARGYQKKTIAPLKIGLVPSVSAALITELLLELARIIPDLRVDLREADANGLVAMLLDGEINAALVGDAVELPERIDRWPLFEERYVLVLSRKHPMARQTVIPLQDLHEAVFLERVGCDVAGRFKQACFADHPGPKVVHRSAQERHLQQMASAGFGAILAPEHAPRLPSLTAIPIEGDPVRREVQLLAVAGRQHSPALDAFIKVARVRDWTSALDKLRRTSAPASNKDNVRKADAQGAGSLIEITGPGPASSCPSLSRASNLRC